Proteins encoded in a region of the Sphingopyxis sp. OAS728 genome:
- a CDS encoding Ig-like domain-containing protein has translation MAQGKLVDYVLLDKMSGRQISSSGTRIDLKSPMVVKLFSRRDEIKEIVREGDSLTIRFDNGDALTIDHFFTQDSSLSNDLILEDRDSGALWQWSPTATGGDGLVPLQSVESLLIAGENHSILPILLGAGAIAGLAAVAAGGGGGGGSDNVPGNGNTPNRTPTAVDDTASANEDTPFSSTVRLVANDTDADGDALTVVAGTFATAQGGSVTINADGSYIYTPAPDFSGADSFNYTVNDGRGGSDVGTVTLTVAGVNDAPTAGADSATTSEDTPVVVDVLANDSDAEGGALTVTAATATNGTVTIDPATGALTYTPNPNFSGSDTITYTVSDGTGGSSSGTVAITVSPVADVPVAGADTATTDEDTAVVIDVLANDSDAEGDPLTVTAATATNGTVTIDSVTGALTYTPNANFNGSDTITYMVSDGAGGTGTGTVAVTVSPVADAPVAVDDVVTTIEDTPFSSVVSLIANDTDGDGDALTAVAGTFATSQGGSVTIAADGSYVYTPAANFNGTDSFTYTVTDGALTDTGTVVLTVTAVNDVPVAGADAASTAEDTPVVIDVLANDSDAEGDPLTVTAASAANGVVSIDPVTGALTYTPNANFSGTDTITYTVSDGAGGTTTSTGTVMVTVSPVADAPVAVDDVVTVVEDTPFSSVVSLIANDTDGDGDALTAVAGTFATVQGGSVTIAADGSYVYTPAANFSGTDSFIYTVTDGALTDTGTVTLTVTAVNDAPLVGADTASTAEDTLVVIDVLANDGDAESDPLTVTAASATNGSVAIDPVTGALTYTPNANFSGSDTISYTVSDGAGGTSTGTVAVTVSPVADAPVAVDDVVTATEDTPFSSVVGLIANDTDGDGDALTAVAGTFATAQGGSVTIAADGSFVYTPAANFNGTDSFIYTVTDGALTDTGTVTLNVTAVNDTPAAGTDTASTAEDTPVVIDVLANDADADGDPLTVTAASATNGSVAIDPVTGALTYTPNANFNGSDTISYTVSDGTGTSAGSVAVTVSPVADAPVAVDDVVTVTEDTPFNSVVGLIANDTDGDGDALTAVAGTFATAQGGSVTIAADGSYLYTPGANFNGTDSFLYTVTDGVLTDTGRVTLTVTAVNDVPVAGADTAATAEDTPMVIDVLANDSDADGDPLTVTAATAANGTVSIDPVTGALTYTPDAGFSGTDTISYTLDDGAGGTVGGAVVVVVSAGAAVPVAVDDAVSATEDTPFVSAVSLIANDTDANGDALAAVAGTFATAQGGSVTIAADGSYVYTPAANFSGTDSFIYTVTDGVLTDTGTVTLTVAAVNDGPVAGADTASTAEDVAVVIDVLANDNDADGDPLTVTAASATNGVVTIDPVTGALTYTPNINFSGSDTITYTLSDGAGGTTSGTVAVTVSPVADAPVAIDDVATVTEDTPFSSVVSLIANDTDGDGDVLTAVAGTFATAQGGSVTIAADGSYVYTPAANFSGTDSFIYTVTDGALTDTGTVTLTVAAVNDVPAAGADTASTAEDTPVVIDVLANDSDAEGDPLTVTAASATNGSVTIDPVTGALTYTPNANFSGSDTITYTVSDGAGGTSTGTVAVTVSPVEDAPVAVDDAVTVVEDTPFSSVVSLVANDIDDDGDALTAVAGTFATAQGGSVTIAANGSYVYTPAANFSGTDSFLYTVTDGALTDTGTVTLTVTAVNDVPVAGADTASTAEDTPIVINVRANDIDADGDPLTVTAASATNGVVTIDPVTGALTYTPNANFNGSDTISYTVSDGNGGTAAGTVAVVVAPVNDAPSVVNASASVAESGLPGGLLDGGAVAAPTRATGTMTLSDIDGSITSVGVTGPAGLTSNGAPISWAGSFAGGVYTLTGTAGGATVAVLTLNTSGAYSFDLARPLDHAVAGQDLLSLGFVVTATDSGGASSDGLLTVDVRDDGPAAQPAEHIVVGVPGQASGDLAVGYGADGGHVQSITLGTYTLTYDPDADAITGTGTLGTVASWSFDPASDRLLINTTAGETISVDMVTGEYDYAALATAASQAQGPVVNVNASASLLGLVNADALDLIGIGTDQMLTAVDANNNISQVQIRAEALLGAGLSLSTSAGYHLAWSAAMAAEFGLTVVETNNIFAITIGIPPLAVSVNTQSFSALSITSTNGQPIDNLRLNEFLATVYVQQAGGLNLAALNLLPTISITATDATGAVATDSDRDLLGTSLLDPSNDPAGVTEGTAAANTLTGTAEDERLYGYAGIDNLSGGAGNDLLRGGLGNDVLNGGAGNDIIVGGRGNDALTGGTGNDRFIWEAGDQGAAGAAALDVITDFNGAPVSAGGDIINLAGLLQGEAAVGNIAGNLANYIHIAVAGGNTIISLSSTGGFAGGFNAALADQQIQLSGVDLTGGLTSQSEIIGRLLAGGNLVVAQANGSAQANRLTTIEAVIADNDGDTASTSVSFDSRTPTVTPGNQAPIAQATDVDLLGLVGLSALDIIDLSRQAVVAFDPDDNLQRVVVSYAALVSLNLADAELTVSNALAAELGLSVSVVNTAGILGVVGPTSTLTITSADGRVIDNFAVNQLLATMQLESGVNLLALLPPASLDVSLLGTFRVTATDSDGAVDTDLISTLANADVLQGLLGAGGSPDIVEGTAANDNLTATPAGSIFERLYGHAGDDTLDGGSGNDLLAGGAGNDVLTGGIGNDILIDGNGADIFNGGAGNDILVLSGLNFLSINGNADFDTLVLDGIDLSLSGGGSVTNIERIDLGFDDDSNVLDISEAGILAATGGGVLQVTGDTNDIVNLNGAWTVGASPTIGGTVYDQYMLNGATVLIEQGVHVIA, from the coding sequence GTGGCGGCGGGGGGAGCGACAACGTTCCGGGTAATGGAAATACCCCCAACAGGACGCCCACGGCGGTCGACGATACGGCAAGCGCGAACGAAGACACGCCATTCAGCTCGACCGTTCGGCTCGTGGCCAACGACACCGATGCCGATGGCGACGCGCTGACCGTGGTCGCCGGGACCTTTGCGACGGCGCAGGGTGGGAGCGTGACGATCAATGCGGACGGCAGTTATATTTATACGCCGGCCCCCGATTTCAGTGGCGCGGACAGTTTCAACTACACCGTGAACGACGGGCGCGGCGGCAGTGATGTCGGCACAGTGACGCTCACGGTCGCTGGCGTTAACGATGCGCCCACGGCGGGCGCAGACTCGGCGACGACATCCGAAGATACGCCAGTGGTGGTCGATGTCCTCGCGAACGACAGCGACGCCGAAGGCGGCGCTTTGACCGTCACCGCCGCCACCGCCACGAACGGTACCGTCACGATCGACCCAGCGACGGGCGCGCTGACCTATACGCCGAATCCGAACTTCAGCGGCAGCGATACGATTACTTATACGGTGAGCGACGGCACTGGTGGATCGAGCAGCGGGACGGTCGCTATCACGGTCTCGCCGGTCGCGGATGTCCCGGTTGCGGGTGCCGACACGGCGACAACCGATGAAGATACGGCGGTCGTGATCGACGTGCTAGCCAATGACAGCGATGCCGAAGGCGATCCGCTGACGGTCACCGCCGCAACGGCAACGAACGGCACGGTGACGATCGATTCGGTGACGGGCGCGCTCACTTACACCCCGAATGCGAATTTCAACGGCAGCGATACGATCACTTATATGGTGAGCGATGGCGCAGGGGGAACTGGTACCGGGACGGTCGCGGTGACGGTATCCCCCGTCGCCGATGCGCCGGTCGCAGTCGACGATGTCGTGACCACCATCGAAGATACGCCGTTCAGTTCGGTGGTCAGCCTGATCGCGAACGACACCGACGGCGATGGCGATGCATTGACTGCGGTCGCGGGCACCTTTGCAACCTCACAGGGCGGCAGCGTGACGATCGCGGCGGACGGCAGCTATGTCTACACGCCCGCGGCGAACTTCAACGGGACCGACAGTTTCACCTATACGGTGACGGACGGGGCGCTGACCGACACGGGTACGGTGGTGCTGACGGTTACGGCGGTGAACGATGTCCCCGTTGCAGGCGCCGACGCCGCGTCCACCGCCGAGGATACGCCGGTGGTTATCGATGTGCTGGCGAACGACAGCGATGCCGAAGGCGACCCGCTAACGGTCACGGCCGCTTCCGCGGCGAATGGTGTGGTGTCGATCGATCCGGTGACGGGCGCGCTTACCTATACCCCGAATGCGAACTTCAGCGGCACCGACACGATCACCTACACGGTGAGCGACGGGGCGGGTGGAACGACCACGAGCACGGGGACGGTCATGGTGACGGTGTCGCCGGTCGCGGATGCGCCGGTCGCGGTCGACGACGTGGTGACGGTGGTGGAGGACACGCCGTTCAGTTCGGTGGTCAGCCTGATCGCGAACGACACCGACGGCGATGGCGATGCATTGACCGCTGTCGCGGGCACTTTTGCGACGGTGCAGGGCGGTAGCGTTACGATCGCGGCGGACGGCAGCTATGTCTATACGCCGGCCGCTAACTTCAGCGGCACCGACAGCTTCATTTATACGGTGACCGACGGCGCGCTTACCGACACCGGTACGGTGACTTTGACGGTCACCGCGGTGAACGACGCGCCCTTGGTGGGCGCCGATACCGCATCGACGGCCGAGGACACGCTGGTGGTGATCGACGTGCTGGCGAACGACGGCGATGCCGAAAGCGATCCGCTCACCGTCACGGCTGCCTCCGCAACGAACGGAAGTGTGGCGATCGACCCGGTGACGGGTGCGCTGACCTATACCCCCAATGCGAACTTCAGCGGCAGCGACACGATCAGCTATACGGTGAGCGACGGGGCGGGCGGTACGAGCACAGGGACAGTCGCGGTGACGGTTTCGCCGGTCGCGGATGCACCGGTGGCGGTTGACGATGTTGTGACCGCCACCGAAGATACGCCGTTCAGTTCGGTGGTCGGCCTGATCGCGAACGACACCGACGGCGATGGCGATGCATTGACCGCGGTTGCGGGTACCTTTGCGACCGCGCAAGGCGGCAGCGTCACGATCGCGGCGGATGGCAGCTTCGTCTATACCCCTGCGGCGAACTTCAACGGCACTGACAGCTTCATTTACACAGTGACCGACGGTGCGCTGACGGACACCGGCACCGTGACGCTCAATGTCACGGCGGTGAATGACACGCCTGCCGCAGGTACGGACACCGCATCTACTGCCGAAGACACGCCGGTGGTGATCGACGTGCTCGCCAACGATGCCGACGCCGACGGCGATCCGCTGACGGTAACGGCTGCCTCCGCAACGAACGGAAGCGTGGCGATCGACCCGGTGACGGGTGCGCTGACCTATACGCCCAATGCCAATTTCAACGGCAGCGATACGATCAGCTATACGGTGAGCGATGGCACGGGGACGAGCGCTGGAAGCGTCGCGGTGACGGTTTCGCCTGTGGCTGATGCGCCAGTCGCCGTCGACGACGTGGTGACGGTGACGGAGGACACGCCCTTCAATTCTGTGGTCGGCCTGATTGCGAACGACACCGACGGCGACGGCGATGCATTGACCGCGGTCGCCGGTACGTTCGCGACGGCGCAGGGCGGCAGCGTGACGATCGCAGCGGACGGCAGCTATCTCTATACGCCCGGCGCGAACTTCAACGGCACCGACAGCTTCCTCTATACGGTGACCGATGGCGTTCTGACCGACACGGGCAGGGTAACGCTGACCGTAACCGCGGTGAATGACGTTCCGGTCGCCGGCGCCGATACCGCGGCCACGGCAGAAGACACGCCCATGGTGATCGACGTGCTCGCCAATGACAGCGACGCCGATGGCGACCCGCTCACCGTCACAGCCGCCACTGCGGCCAACGGGACGGTGAGCATCGACCCCGTTACGGGTGCGCTCACCTACACGCCTGACGCGGGTTTCAGCGGCACCGATACGATCAGCTACACGTTGGACGACGGTGCGGGCGGAACGGTCGGCGGGGCCGTGGTCGTGGTCGTATCGGCGGGCGCCGCCGTACCGGTCGCCGTTGACGATGCAGTCAGCGCCACAGAAGATACGCCTTTCGTGTCGGCCGTGAGCCTGATCGCCAATGACACGGACGCCAACGGCGATGCTCTGGCGGCGGTTGCGGGCACTTTTGCGACGGCGCAGGGCGGCAGTGTCACGATCGCGGCGGACGGCAGCTATGTCTATACGCCGGCGGCGAATTTCAGCGGCACCGACAGCTTCATCTATACCGTGACCGATGGCGTTCTGACCGACACCGGCACCGTGACGCTGACCGTGGCGGCGGTGAACGACGGCCCGGTTGCGGGCGCCGACACGGCATCGACAGCCGAAGATGTGGCGGTCGTGATCGACGTACTGGCGAACGACAATGATGCCGATGGTGATCCGCTGACGGTGACGGCCGCTTCCGCAACCAATGGTGTGGTAACGATCGATCCGGTGACGGGAGCGCTCACCTATACGCCCAATATAAATTTCAGCGGCAGCGATACGATCACCTACACGCTGAGCGACGGTGCGGGCGGAACGACCAGTGGGACAGTCGCGGTGACGGTGTCGCCCGTCGCCGATGCACCCGTCGCGATCGATGATGTGGCGACAGTGACCGAAGACACGCCGTTCAGCTCGGTGGTCAGCCTGATCGCGAACGATACCGACGGCGATGGCGACGTTTTGACGGCGGTGGCCGGGACCTTTGCGACCGCGCAGGGCGGTAGCGTCACGATCGCGGCCGATGGAAGCTATGTCTATACGCCGGCGGCGAACTTTAGCGGCACCGACAGCTTCATCTATACGGTGACCGACGGGGCGCTCACCGACACCGGGACGGTAACGCTGACGGTGGCAGCAGTGAACGACGTGCCTGCGGCAGGCGCCGACACCGCGTCTACGGCCGAGGATACGCCCGTGGTCATCGACGTTTTGGCGAACGACAGCGATGCCGAAGGCGATCCGCTCACCGTCACGGCCGCCTCGGCGACGAACGGAAGCGTTACGATCGATCCGGTGACGGGTGCGCTGACCTATACCCCCAATGCGAACTTCAGCGGCAGCGACACCATCACCTACACGGTGAGCGACGGTGCAGGCGGAACGAGCACGGGGACGGTGGCAGTGACGGTGTCGCCCGTCGAAGATGCACCCGTCGCGGTCGACGACGCGGTGACGGTGGTGGAGGACACGCCGTTCAGCTCGGTGGTCAGCCTGGTCGCGAACGATATCGACGATGACGGCGACGCCTTGACCGCGGTGGCCGGCACCTTCGCGACCGCGCAGGGCGGCAGCGTCACGATCGCGGCGAATGGAAGCTATGTCTACACCCCGGCGGCGAATTTCAGCGGCACCGATAGCTTCCTCTATACGGTGACCGATGGCGCGCTGACGGACACCGGGACGGTAACGCTGACGGTGACGGCGGTGAACGACGTGCCTGTCGCAGGCGCCGATACCGCTTCTACCGCCGAAGATACGCCGATTGTTATCAACGTGCGGGCGAACGACATCGATGCCGATGGCGATCCGCTGACGGTGACCGCCGCTTCCGCAACCAATGGTGTAGTAACGATCGACCCGGTGACGGGTGCGCTGACCTATACGCCCAATGCCAATTTCAACGGCAGCGACACGATCAGCTACACGGTGAGCGATGGCAATGGCGGCACAGCCGCCGGCACCGTCGCCGTTGTCGTCGCGCCCGTTAACGATGCACCCAGCGTGGTCAATGCGAGCGCCAGCGTGGCTGAATCGGGGCTTCCCGGCGGCCTGCTCGACGGCGGGGCCGTGGCGGCACCGACAAGGGCTACCGGCACGATGACGCTGTCGGATATAGACGGTTCCATAACCAGCGTGGGCGTGACCGGTCCGGCCGGTCTGACGTCCAACGGAGCGCCGATCAGCTGGGCGGGGAGCTTTGCCGGCGGCGTCTATACGCTGACCGGCACGGCCGGCGGTGCCACGGTCGCCGTGCTGACTCTGAACACGTCGGGCGCCTATAGTTTCGACCTGGCGCGCCCGCTCGATCACGCAGTCGCGGGTCAGGATCTACTCTCGCTGGGCTTCGTCGTCACGGCGACGGACAGTGGCGGCGCGTCGTCGGACGGCCTGCTCACGGTCGACGTCCGCGACGATGGACCGGCGGCGCAGCCCGCCGAGCATATCGTCGTCGGCGTGCCCGGCCAGGCGTCGGGCGATCTGGCTGTCGGCTATGGCGCGGACGGCGGCCATGTCCAATCCATCACCCTTGGCACCTATACGCTGACCTACGACCCCGACGCGGATGCTATCACGGGAACGGGTACGCTTGGTACGGTTGCGAGCTGGAGCTTCGACCCTGCGAGCGACCGGTTGCTGATCAACACGACCGCGGGCGAGACGATTTCAGTCGATATGGTGACGGGCGAATATGATTATGCAGCGCTCGCGACAGCCGCCTCGCAAGCGCAGGGACCGGTGGTCAACGTCAATGCGTCGGCGAGCCTGCTCGGCCTAGTCAATGCCGATGCGCTGGATCTGATCGGTATCGGCACCGACCAGATGCTGACCGCGGTCGATGCCAACAACAATATCTCGCAAGTTCAAATTCGTGCGGAAGCGCTGCTGGGCGCCGGTCTGAGCCTTAGTACCAGCGCGGGCTATCATCTCGCCTGGTCGGCCGCGATGGCGGCCGAATTCGGCCTGACCGTGGTCGAAACCAACAATATCTTCGCGATCACCATCGGCATCCCGCCGCTGGCGGTGAGCGTGAATACGCAGTCCTTCTCCGCGCTGTCGATCACATCGACCAACGGGCAACCGATCGACAATCTGCGGCTGAACGAATTTCTGGCGACGGTCTATGTCCAGCAGGCGGGCGGCCTCAATCTCGCGGCGCTGAACCTTTTGCCTACCATCTCGATCACCGCGACCGACGCGACCGGGGCTGTCGCAACCGATTCTGACAGGGACCTGCTGGGGACGAGCTTGCTCGACCCCTCGAACGATCCCGCGGGTGTTACGGAGGGCACGGCTGCAGCGAACACCCTGACCGGTACGGCTGAGGACGAGCGCCTTTATGGCTACGCCGGGATTGATAATCTGAGCGGCGGTGCGGGCAACGATCTGCTGCGCGGCGGCCTTGGCAATGATGTATTGAACGGCGGTGCGGGCAACGACATCATCGTCGGCGGCCGCGGGAATGACGCGCTGACCGGCGGGACGGGGAACGACCGCTTTATATGGGAGGCCGGGGATCAGGGAGCCGCGGGTGCTGCCGCACTCGACGTGATCACCGACTTTAACGGAGCACCCGTCAGCGCGGGCGGCGACATCATCAACCTGGCAGGGCTTCTGCAGGGAGAGGCTGCGGTCGGCAATATCGCGGGCAATCTCGCCAATTATATCCACATCGCCGTCGCCGGCGGGAACACGATCATCTCGCTCAGCTCGACCGGGGGCTTCGCAGGCGGCTTCAATGCGGCGCTGGCGGACCAGCAGATCCAGCTTTCGGGTGTCGATCTGACCGGCGGGCTTACGTCGCAGTCCGAGATCATCGGCAGGCTGCTTGCGGGCGGCAATCTGGTCGTCGCGCAGGCGAACGGTTCGGCGCAGGCGAACCGGCTGACGACGATCGAGGCGGTGATCGCCGACAATGACGGGGACACGGCATCGACTTCGGTATCGTTCGACAGCCGCACGCCGACGGTCACGCCAGGCAATCAGGCGCCCATCGCGCAGGCGACCGATGTCGACCTGCTCGGCCTTGTGGGTTTGAGCGCGCTCGACATCATCGACCTCAGTCGGCAAGCGGTTGTCGCGTTCGACCCCGACGACAATCTGCAGCGGGTCGTCGTGTCCTACGCCGCGCTGGTCAGTCTGAATCTGGCCGATGCGGAACTGACCGTTTCGAACGCCCTGGCGGCCGAACTCGGATTGTCGGTGTCGGTCGTCAATACGGCAGGCATATTGGGCGTCGTCGGCCCAACCTCGACGCTGACGATCACGTCGGCCGATGGGCGAGTGATCGACAATTTTGCGGTGAACCAGCTGCTGGCGACGATGCAGCTCGAGTCAGGCGTCAACTTGCTGGCGCTTTTGCCGCCGGCCAGTCTTGATGTCAGCCTGCTTGGAACTTTCAGGGTCACCGCGACCGATTCCGACGGTGCGGTCGATACCGACCTGATCTCGACGCTCGCTAACGCCGACGTTCTCCAGGGGCTGCTCGGCGCGGGCGGCAGCCCCGACATCGTCGAAGGCACGGCGGCAAACGACAATCTGACGGCGACGCCGGCCGGATCGATATTCGAACGTCTTTATGGCCATGCGGGGGACGATACGCTCGACGGAGGCAGCGGCAATGACCTTCTGGCCGGCGGTGCCGGCAATGACGTGCTGACGGGAGGGATCGGCAATGACATCCTGATCGACGGCAATGGCGCCGATATTTTCAACGGCGGCGCCGGCAATGATATCCTCGTCCTTTCGGGCCTCAATTTCCTCTCGATCAACGGAAATGCAGATTTCGACACGCTGGTGCTCGATGGCATCGACCTCTCGCTGAGCGGAGGCGGTAGCGTAACCAATATCGAGCGTATCGATCTCGGCTTCGACGATGACAGCAATGTGCTCGATATCTCGGAGGCCGGCATTTTGGCGGCGACCGGTGGCGGCGTCCTGCAGGTCACGGGCGACACAAATGACATCGTAAACCTGAATGGCGCTTGGACCGTGGGTGCAAGCCCGACCATCGGTGGCACGGTCTATGACCAATATATGCTGAACGGCGCCACAGTTCTGATCGAGCAGGGGGTCCATGTCATTGCATAG